Proteins from one Anthonomus grandis grandis chromosome 8, icAntGran1.3, whole genome shotgun sequence genomic window:
- the LOC126739932 gene encoding uncharacterized protein LOC126739932, whose amino-acid sequence MAEGQLMDTKNVHFSSNHHFSHRNEKLRPLSLRNDKLMWVLICLVSVLPVVLLLLKLCRKASERYESRRQREQPSSNHLTDSFHRQSNSSVYTITKQDYSNMAPPRYSTISIYPVRSTYEKPPPYYS is encoded by the exons ATGGCCGAAGGGCAGTTAATGGACAcaaaaaatgtccatttttCCAGTAACCATCACTTTTCTCATAGAAATGAGAAACTAAGACCATTATCTCTCAGGAACGATAAGCTGATGTGGGTGCTGATTTGTTTGGTCTCCGTATTGCCTGTTGTGCTACTTTTATTGAAGTTATGTCGAAAAG cTTCGGAACGTTATGAATCTCGAAGGCAACGAGAGCAACCATCAAGCAATCATCTCACAG ACTCGTTTCATAGGCAGAGCAATTCCAGTGTTTACACCATAACGAAACAGGATTATTCTAATATGGCTCCTCCCAGATATTCCACTATTTCCATTTACCCAGTTCGGAGCACTTATGAGAAACCACCACCTTATTATAGCTGA